CGATCGTTCTCGATTCGCAGTTGGGCCGCGCGCTGGCGTCGAGGCTAGAACAGCCACGCTTGGATGGGGCGTCCGATCTGGACGCAGAACGTATCGCGTATCTGGAAGGGGAGGTCGAACGGCTGGCGAACGAAGTCATGCGCCTCGCCGAAGAAGGCCAGTTCGTGCATCAACTGCTGACGGAAGGGAAGAACTCGGAGGGTGGGGTACTTCCGCCAAGTGACGACCCAGCCTAAGCCGGCAGAAGGCCAACCCGATGGGCGTCGGGCAGCCGCGATTGTGGCCACCGGGATCTTCATCAGCAAGATATTCGGCTTTGTGCGCGAGCGTGTTTTCGCGCACTACTTCGGGTCTGGAGGGTTTGCAGACGCGTGGTGGGCGGCCCTCAAGATGCCGAACGTCATCCGCAACCTGCTGGGTGAGGGAACGTTGTCGGCGTCGATGATCCCGGTCTACGCCGAGTTCATTGAAGAGGGTCGGGAGGAAGAGGCAGCTCGGTTCGCTGGCGCCGCGCTCGGAATCCTGACGTTGCTCGCCTCGGGAATCGCCCTCCTCGGGATCGCGTTAGCCCCGCTATTGGTCGAGTTGATCTTCGGGGTCCTCGGGACCTGGTCCCCAGAAACGAGAAAAGTGACAGTCGTTCTGGTGAGGATCCTCTTTCCGATGACCGGCCTGTTCGTGATTTCGGCCTGGGCGCTTGGAATCCTGAACAGTCACCGCGTTTTCTTCGTGTCTTTCGTCGCTCCAGTGTTTTGGAATCTGACGATGATCACGGCGCTGACCGGTGGCGCGCTGTATTTCGGTCTCGAAGGCCGAGATCTCGTCGTGGCGCTCGCCTGGGGTGCACTCGTCGGCGGAGCGCTGACGCTTCTCGTACAGGTCCCCTTCTTGCTCCGGCACACGAAAGGGATGCGTCTGTCCCTCGGCCGGGGTGTCGCGGGAGTCCCAGAGGCCGTTCGGAACTTCGTCCCGGTGGTCGCTTCGCGCGGGGTCGTGAACATCAGCGGATACCTAGATCTGATCCTTGCTGGCACGCTCATGCCCGGGGCCGTGGCGGTTATGGGATATGCCCAGACGTTCAGTAATCTCCCTGTCGCCCTGTTCGGCACGGGCGTCGCTGCTGCGGAACTGCCTGAAATGGCTCGTATGCGGGGTGAGCACGCAAAGCTCCTCGGCGAACGGGTTCGTGTGTCCACGGAACGTGCGCTCTACTTCCTGATCCCTTCGGCCGTGGGTTATCTCTTGCTCGGGGATGTCGTCGTTGCAGCCCTCTACCAGACCGGTGCGTTTGGGGATGTACAGTCGTTGATCACATGGGGTGTCCTTGCCGGCTATTCGCTCGGGCTCACGGCGTCCGCGAGCTCGCGTGTGCTTTCGTCTGCGTTCTACGCCTTGCGGGACACGCGGACCCCGGCACGGATCGCTTACATCAGGGTTGCGACCTCCGTCGCAGTTGGCCTGAGCCTGATGATTCCTGCCGATCAGCTGGGATTCTCAACGCTCCGGCTCGGAGCTGCCGGGCTGGCGGTCGGGTCGTCCGCCGGGGCGTGGTTGGAATACCTGCTTCTGCGACGGGCGTTGCATCGGCTGGTCGGGCCACACGGCCCGTCCGCCGGGACCATACTGCGTCTCATGCTGGCGGCCACGGTCGCCGGTGCGGTCGGAGTGCTCCTTCAGGTTCTGCTGCCTAGTGCCCATCCGATTCTGATCGCTCTGGAAACGCTGATTCCGTTCGGGGCAGTCTATCTGGTCGCGACAGCTGTGCTTGGTCTTGAATCGCCGCTATTCCGGCGCGCGAACGCTCCACTGATCTGACATCACCGTGCCTGTAGAACGGGAACGCCTCGCCAACCTGCCGACGCAGCCGGGCGTCTATCTGTTTCGGGACGATCGCAATCAGGTCTTGTACGTGGGGAAGGCGAAGGCACTCCGGCCGAGGGTGAGGAGTTATTTCCATCGCGAAGCCGACCTCTCTCCGAAGAATCGAGAGCTCGTAAGGCTGATCGATGACGTGGAGACGATTGTCGTCGGCAGTGAAGGGGAGGCGCTGATTCTCGAGGCGAACCTCATCAAGGAGCATCGCCCGCGCTTCAACATCCTCATGCGGGACGACAAGAATTACCCGTACATCAAGGTCACCGTACAAGAGCCGTTCCCCCGGGTCTACGTCACACGCCGGGTCACCAACGACCGGAGTCGCTATTTCGGTCCGTATACGTCCGTCGGACCCATGCGGCAGGCACTCGAGTTGATTAAGAGGCTCCATACCGTCCGGTCGTGTCGGTACAAGCTCCCGAAGGAGGCTCCCGAGCGCGCCTGTCTGGACTATCACATCGGCCGGTGCAAGGCTCCCTGCGTCGACCTTCAGACGGAGGAGGACTATCGAAGGATGATTGATGAGATCATCCGGATCCTCGAGGGTGACACCGAGGGACTGCGGTCCGTGATCGAGGAGCGGATGCAGGATGCGTCCGCGGCGCTGGATTTCGAAAGGGCCGCCAATATGCGTGATGCCCTGGGCGGCCTCGACGGGATCGCGGGGCAGCAGCGAGTGCACAATGCGCAGGGAGGAAGCCTGGACGTCGTCGCGATTGCTCGCGACGGAGAGATCGGGGCAGGGGTAGTCCTGAAGATACGATCCGGTCTGCTGCTTGGGAGAGAATCCCAGCGGTTCGCGAAGATTCTCAACGAATCGGACGAAGACCTGCTGAGTTCGCTCGTGTCACGCCACTACCTCGGCAACGGTGCTGCGGGTGGGGCGGACTTCCCTCGGCAAGTACTTCTGGCGTGCGACTTCGAAGATCGAGCGCTCCTGGGGGAAATTCTCACGGCATCTGCGGGTCGAGTCGTCTCGGTAGACGTCCCCCAGCGAGGCGACAAGCTTCGACTCGTGGACTTGGCGGAACAGAACGCCCGCCAAGTCCTAGAGGACCGAGTCACGGCTATGGCCTACGCGGCGGATCGTGCCGAGGAAGCGCTCTTCAGCCTTCAGGACGAACTCGACCTTAAGGTCGTCCCGCGACTCATCGTCTGCTTTGACATTTCCCATATGCAAGGTAGTGATACCGTGGGGAGCGCCGTCGTGTTCGAGAACGGAGAGCCCCGACGGGCCATGTATCGTCACATGCGTGTGAAGGGCACGTGGGGGAATGACGATTATCGGTCGATGGCCGAGGTCGTGAGGCGGTATTTTCGACGACAGCGGGACGAAGGACAGCCGATTCCCAATCTCGCGGTCATCGACGGCGGAAAGGGGCAACTTTCCGCGTCCCTGCACGCGCTAGCGGAGATTGACTTCGGCGACGTGGCGGTCATTTCCCTCGCCAAGAAGGAAGAGGAGGTATTTCTCCCAGGTCAGTCTGAGCCAGTTCGGCTGGACCGCAGACATCGCGCCCTGCACCTGTTACAACGCTGCAGAGACGAGGCACATCGATTCGCCGTTCGGTACAACCGGAAGCTGCGAAAGAAGCGGACTATCCGTAGCGATTTGGGGGAGATTCCCGGCATCGGTCCGCAGCGCCAGAGTGTGCTCTTGCGTCGTTTTGGCTCACTCAAGGGTGTGAAAGAGGCCACCCGCGATGAAATTGCCCGCATCCCGGGCTTTTCGGAGGCGTTAGCGAGTCGAATTCTGACGTACCTGGGGCGCTGAGGCCGGATTCATCCAACACCTGGTGGGGGTGCCGTATCAAAGGCGTGCGGCCGAGATGACGGGCTCTTGCCGGCAGTTGGATGGTTGGATTACCTGGAGTCACTAGGGCCGGGAGCAAGGTCTTGGCCACGTTTTCAAGGCTTTCTAAATTACTCGGTCGGTATGTAATATTGACCCCAATGGAGGAACCCTGGATGAAGATCCGTTACGGACTCGTCTCGGTCATAGCGATCGGGCTCGGCCTCGTCGGATGTGCATCTGGCGGCGGCGGTGATGTTGGCTCGAGCGACGTGATGTCCAGTGTGGGGGGGAGCGGAGCGGGCTTTAGCCCCCGCAACACTGACCTCACCCGTGCGGCAGAGAACGCCATCGAAGCGGCGGAGGACGCGGCATCAGACGCTGAGGCGCGCGGCCACTATGACCAGGCCGTGTCGGCTGCTCAATCTGCTATCACGGAGGACCCACAGAACCCGCTCGCGCACCGCCTCGCTGGAGTGGCGTCGATGGGACTGGATGACTACGTGGGCGCGTCAGGCCACTTCGATCAGGCACAGGATCTCCGCCCGCTCTACGAGTTCGACCTCGTCGGAATTCGGGAGGCTGCTTGGCTCGACCTCTACCAAGAGGCCACTCCGTACGTACAGTCGGGGGACTATGCCACCGCGGCGACCCACTTCGAGAACGCGAACGTGATTTACTCGGGTCGTCCGGAAGTAATGATCACGCTCGGTAAGATCTACGCGCAGCTCCGCGAGCACGATAAGGCGGTCGAGAACTTCGATGCCGCGCTGGCGTTCATGGGGTCGGACGTCGTTGCGACGATGGATTCCGTCACAGTCCAGGGCTGGCGGGAGCAGATGGCCGATCTGCCTATGCTCCGAGCGCAGGTGCTTGCCGACGCAGGACGCTTTGAGGACGCTGTGGAGACATATCGTCATATGTCGGCTGCGAACCCTGACGATATCGAGTTGAAACGCGGCCTCGCGGCCATCCTCCTCGAGATGGGGAACCGTAGCGAGGCGACTCAGATGTACGACGAAATGCTCACCATGCCGGGACTAATGGCGGCGGACTTCTTTGCGATCGGCGTGGGTTTCTATCAAGGGAGCGACTATGCGCGATCGGCAGCCGCGTTCGAGGGCGCTGCTACTGCGAGCGTCAACGACCGGGATGCGATCGAGATGTGGGCACGTTCGCTCCAGCTCGACTCGATGTGGACAGAGTTGCCGCCGGTCACCGAGCGCTGGGTAGACCTCGACCCAAACAGCCAGAACGCCTATCTGATCATGGCGCAGT
The Longimicrobiales bacterium DNA segment above includes these coding regions:
- a CDS encoding tetratricopeptide repeat protein produces the protein MKIRYGLVSVIAIGLGLVGCASGGGGDVGSSDVMSSVGGSGAGFSPRNTDLTRAAENAIEAAEDAASDAEARGHYDQAVSAAQSAITEDPQNPLAHRLAGVASMGLDDYVGASGHFDQAQDLRPLYEFDLVGIREAAWLDLYQEATPYVQSGDYATAATHFENANVIYSGRPEVMITLGKIYAQLREHDKAVENFDAALAFMGSDVVATMDSVTVQGWREQMADLPMLRAQVLADAGRFEDAVETYRHMSAANPDDIELKRGLAAILLEMGNRSEATQMYDEMLTMPGLMAADFFAIGVGFYQGSDYARSAAAFEGAATASVNDRDAIEMWARSLQLDSMWTELPPVTERWVDLDPNSQNAYLIMAQSANQTGDAERTQLAIQAVDGLEVTVNDLQLSRLGNGGAAVSGSLANKTLEQGARVLLRFTFYANDGTPIGSVTEAVSAGMIDMGQVFQIQFDSAEPVGGYGYEILG
- the uvrC gene encoding excinuclease ABC subunit UvrC, with translation MPVERERLANLPTQPGVYLFRDDRNQVLYVGKAKALRPRVRSYFHREADLSPKNRELVRLIDDVETIVVGSEGEALILEANLIKEHRPRFNILMRDDKNYPYIKVTVQEPFPRVYVTRRVTNDRSRYFGPYTSVGPMRQALELIKRLHTVRSCRYKLPKEAPERACLDYHIGRCKAPCVDLQTEEDYRRMIDEIIRILEGDTEGLRSVIEERMQDASAALDFERAANMRDALGGLDGIAGQQRVHNAQGGSLDVVAIARDGEIGAGVVLKIRSGLLLGRESQRFAKILNESDEDLLSSLVSRHYLGNGAAGGADFPRQVLLACDFEDRALLGEILTASAGRVVSVDVPQRGDKLRLVDLAEQNARQVLEDRVTAMAYAADRAEEALFSLQDELDLKVVPRLIVCFDISHMQGSDTVGSAVVFENGEPRRAMYRHMRVKGTWGNDDYRSMAEVVRRYFRRQRDEGQPIPNLAVIDGGKGQLSASLHALAEIDFGDVAVISLAKKEEEVFLPGQSEPVRLDRRHRALHLLQRCRDEAHRFAVRYNRKLRKKRTIRSDLGEIPGIGPQRQSVLLRRFGSLKGVKEATRDEIARIPGFSEALASRILTYLGR
- the murJ gene encoding murein biosynthesis integral membrane protein MurJ, which gives rise to MTTQPKPAEGQPDGRRAAAIVATGIFISKIFGFVRERVFAHYFGSGGFADAWWAALKMPNVIRNLLGEGTLSASMIPVYAEFIEEGREEEAARFAGAALGILTLLASGIALLGIALAPLLVELIFGVLGTWSPETRKVTVVLVRILFPMTGLFVISAWALGILNSHRVFFVSFVAPVFWNLTMITALTGGALYFGLEGRDLVVALAWGALVGGALTLLVQVPFLLRHTKGMRLSLGRGVAGVPEAVRNFVPVVASRGVVNISGYLDLILAGTLMPGAVAVMGYAQTFSNLPVALFGTGVAAAELPEMARMRGEHAKLLGERVRVSTERALYFLIPSAVGYLLLGDVVVAALYQTGAFGDVQSLITWGVLAGYSLGLTASASSRVLSSAFYALRDTRTPARIAYIRVATSVAVGLSLMIPADQLGFSTLRLGAAGLAVGSSAGAWLEYLLLRRALHRLVGPHGPSAGTILRLMLAATVAGAVGVLLQVLLPSAHPILIALETLIPFGAVYLVATAVLGLESPLFRRANAPLI